A single genomic interval of Terriglobus albidus harbors:
- a CDS encoding winged helix-turn-helix domain-containing protein, with amino-acid sequence MGCVYFFDEFTFETGPNSLSRGIQKIPIPAKQLDLLCALVRAQGEPVRKDTLLREVWPNTNVEHHTLIQTVYLLRLSLGKMADGQEYIQTVSGYGYRLAAHITTSELSPSRVSQRHGIRNSLTDLWHRLGLFS; translated from the coding sequence GTGGGCTGTGTCTATTTCTTCGATGAGTTTACGTTCGAAACGGGTCCTAATAGCTTGAGCCGGGGAATACAAAAAATCCCAATCCCTGCGAAACAACTTGATCTGCTTTGCGCCCTGGTACGGGCACAGGGTGAGCCAGTCCGAAAAGATACGTTATTGCGAGAGGTATGGCCGAATACTAACGTTGAACACCACACCCTCATTCAAACCGTGTATCTCCTGAGGCTGTCACTCGGCAAGATGGCTGACGGACAGGAATACATCCAGACCGTAAGCGGTTACGGATATCGACTGGCGGCTCATATCACGACATCAGAGTTGAGTCCATCCAGAGTCTCGCAACGGCACGGCATTCGGAACTCACTTACAGATCTCTGGCATCGATTGGGTCTCTTCTCCTGA
- a CDS encoding IPT/TIG domain-containing protein: MSILAAGSSAHGQYWHKHKSGSTTTTLSASINASPTSITAGNQSTISWSTSGATSVTINGSAVAASGSTVVTPTQSTSYNLVASNSTSSQTASTAITVTAASTTPTTPTSPTTDPSSGSTTSGAPHINFTDLNVGAGTGGDTGNGVYVRIFGSNFGSSQGSSTLTLGGSLVTNCSLCSWTNTQIVAQLGPAATTGNIVVNVNGLASNGVPFTVTPTNIIFVSPNGVDTNPGTYAQPFKTWRAAFNSVTSNDNSSPSKNTVIYIMPGTDVSFNDGRGYNAAMSTDIGGSSPTSQLSIVGFPGGTVNVGSTSVTNGIKGWGKNITIANFNIVGQVSAIDAEAGNMRIINNSISCPAPPSGVGGTACVLGETNSPSDTWAFQGNNVHDTGGNVDKTYHAVYFSTGVNHADAGWNSIGQNFKGYCRSIMFHATTGGNLFDIHVHDNVITGGYCDGIGLASVDPSQGTVEVYNNVISHVAIASNPYGVANEAGIAINSDPPAATSGTVQIYNNTVVDAGGYVTGNQNGCFGIVFAGAGMNLTNNICVQPSAAQPYIEPGTTNVTGSNNLWSGAGAAPSWDSAPLTTAPSFVSSTNFALQSSSAGKEAGTTSKFSPVDIVGAQRGSTPSMGAYQ; the protein is encoded by the coding sequence GTGTCTATACTCGCCGCAGGCTCATCCGCACACGGTCAGTACTGGCACAAACATAAATCAGGGTCTACTACGACTACGTTGTCGGCTTCCATCAACGCTTCGCCAACTTCTATTACGGCGGGGAATCAATCAACCATCTCGTGGAGTACTTCCGGCGCAACTTCAGTGACGATCAACGGCAGCGCAGTTGCTGCTTCAGGAAGTACAGTCGTCACTCCAACACAGTCGACCAGTTACAACCTGGTAGCAAGTAACAGTACAAGTAGCCAGACGGCATCGACCGCCATCACGGTTACGGCAGCTTCTACAACCCCAACCACTCCTACATCGCCCACCACGGATCCGTCTTCGGGCAGCACAACGTCTGGCGCTCCGCATATCAACTTCACTGATCTGAATGTTGGTGCAGGCACAGGCGGTGATACCGGCAATGGTGTGTATGTACGCATCTTCGGTAGTAACTTTGGCTCATCGCAGGGCTCAAGCACACTGACGCTTGGTGGATCGCTTGTGACCAACTGCAGCCTGTGCTCGTGGACCAATACGCAGATCGTTGCTCAACTTGGCCCGGCTGCAACCACGGGAAATATCGTGGTGAATGTGAACGGTCTGGCATCGAACGGCGTACCGTTCACAGTAACCCCAACCAACATCATCTTCGTCTCTCCCAACGGCGTAGACACCAACCCGGGAACCTATGCGCAGCCCTTCAAGACCTGGCGCGCGGCGTTCAACTCCGTAACGTCAAACGACAACAGCTCGCCATCGAAGAACACGGTCATCTACATCATGCCCGGCACCGATGTCAGCTTCAATGACGGTCGTGGCTACAACGCTGCGATGTCAACCGATATCGGCGGCTCGTCGCCGACCAGCCAGTTGTCGATCGTTGGGTTCCCAGGTGGAACGGTCAATGTAGGCAGCACCAGCGTTACCAATGGCATAAAGGGATGGGGTAAGAACATCACCATCGCCAACTTCAATATCGTCGGCCAGGTTTCGGCCATCGATGCTGAGGCCGGCAACATGCGCATCATCAACAACAGCATCTCCTGCCCGGCTCCGCCCAGCGGTGTTGGCGGAACGGCTTGCGTACTTGGAGAGACAAACAGCCCTTCAGATACATGGGCCTTCCAGGGCAACAACGTACACGATACCGGCGGCAACGTGGATAAGACCTATCACGCTGTCTACTTCTCCACCGGTGTCAACCATGCGGACGCAGGTTGGAACAGCATTGGCCAGAACTTCAAGGGCTACTGCCGCAGCATCATGTTCCATGCGACCACCGGCGGAAACCTGTTTGACATTCACGTGCACGACAATGTCATCACCGGCGGATACTGCGACGGTATCGGTCTGGCCTCTGTCGATCCATCGCAGGGCACGGTCGAGGTGTACAACAATGTGATCTCTCACGTTGCAATTGCATCGAACCCCTACGGTGTTGCGAACGAAGCTGGTATCGCCATTAACTCCGATCCGCCGGCCGCTACCAGCGGTACTGTGCAGATCTACAACAACACCGTCGTGGATGCCGGCGGTTACGTAACCGGCAACCAGAACGGCTGCTTCGGCATCGTCTTTGCCGGAGCCGGAATGAACCTGACAAACAACATCTGCGTTCAACCCAGCGCAGCTCAGCCGTACATCGAGCCAGGCACTACAAACGTGACTGGCTCCAACAACCTCTGGTCCGGCGCCGGAGCTGCTCCTTCATGGGATTCGGCTCCTCTGACGACGGCTCCGAGCTTTGTCTCAAGCACCAACTTCGCGTTGCAGTCGAGCTCGGCCGGTAAGGAAGCCGGAACAACGTCGAAGTTCTCCCCGGTCGATATCGTCGGAGCACAGCGTGGTAGCACTCCGTCGATGGGTGCCTATCAGTAA
- a CDS encoding glycoside hydrolase family 127 protein — protein MLLPAPQITRRGFLYGLAASVATRNADAMAVSSSLLPAHARPLPLSSVRLLPSVYANAVEVNRGYLLGLSADRFLHNFLQYAGLPPKAPIYGGWESDTIAGHSLGHYLTALVRTYEQTGDATCRERANYIVEELARAQAARGTGYVGALGRKRKDGTIVDGEEIFREVKQGEIRSGGFDLNGSWSPLYTVHKVFAGLLDVYESWGNPTALKVATGLAGYFADIFDALNDEQMQKLLACEYGGLNESYAELYAITHNKRWLAVSERLYDRRVLDPLEAGEDKLTNFHANTQVPKLIGLARIHELTNRPEPGHVAEFFWEAVTKHHSYVIGGNADREYFSAPDTIAAHITEQTCEHCNTYNMLKLTRHLYAWHPDGTYFDYYERAHLNHVMAAQNPKDGGFTYMTPLMSGAERGYSTPKEDAFWCCVGTGMESHAKHGESIFWEGDGTLLVNLYIPAEADWASRKAKLRLETNYPFTPESRLTLTALPDRQHFAIGLRSPGWAEGKAKVTVNGKAVAAERARGYLLVKRMWKQGDVLAITLPLDLRLEPAPGDNDTVALLRGPMVLSADLGPASEKWDRPDPSLVGENLLASLSAVSSEKAIYASKGIVRPADLKFVPFYSQYDRRSAVYFKRFTEAAWKVEESNFLAEQAKARDIAARSVDVMHLGEMQPERDHNLVSEISYPVSYRGRNGRDARSGGYFEFTLKCKPVEMVLQATYWGDERERSFDILVDNVKVATQTLKQDRPGKFFDVEYPLSTDLTKGKESIRVRFLPHDRSTVGPVFGVRLFTAKKDANVSL, from the coding sequence ATGCTTTTACCTGCACCTCAGATCACCCGCCGCGGCTTTTTGTATGGCCTGGCAGCCTCCGTTGCCACAAGGAACGCAGACGCCATGGCGGTTTCGTCATCGCTGCTTCCGGCTCACGCCAGGCCTCTGCCGCTGTCGTCGGTCCGTCTGTTGCCTTCGGTGTATGCAAATGCGGTGGAGGTGAATCGCGGATATCTGCTGGGTCTGAGCGCTGACCGGTTCCTGCACAATTTTCTGCAGTATGCCGGGCTACCACCCAAGGCTCCTATTTATGGGGGATGGGAGAGCGACACGATCGCGGGGCACTCACTCGGTCACTACCTCACTGCATTGGTTAGAACGTACGAACAGACTGGCGATGCCACATGCCGCGAGCGCGCTAACTACATCGTGGAGGAGCTTGCCAGGGCGCAGGCGGCGCGTGGGACAGGCTACGTCGGTGCGCTGGGGAGGAAGCGTAAAGACGGAACCATCGTTGATGGAGAAGAGATCTTTCGTGAGGTAAAGCAAGGCGAGATCCGCTCCGGTGGATTCGATCTGAATGGTTCCTGGTCTCCGCTCTACACCGTCCACAAGGTCTTTGCCGGTTTGCTGGATGTTTATGAGAGCTGGGGCAATCCCACTGCCCTGAAAGTGGCGACCGGGCTGGCCGGGTATTTTGCGGACATCTTCGATGCCTTGAACGATGAGCAGATGCAGAAGTTGCTTGCATGTGAGTATGGCGGCCTGAATGAGAGCTATGCGGAGCTCTATGCCATCACTCACAACAAACGTTGGCTCGCCGTTTCGGAGCGGCTGTATGACCGCCGTGTACTGGATCCGCTGGAAGCCGGCGAAGATAAGCTGACAAACTTCCACGCGAATACACAGGTACCGAAGCTGATCGGCCTTGCCCGGATTCACGAGCTCACGAATAGGCCGGAACCGGGACATGTGGCGGAGTTCTTCTGGGAGGCGGTGACGAAGCATCACAGCTATGTCATTGGGGGCAACGCAGACCGCGAATATTTTTCGGCTCCCGACACGATCGCCGCGCACATTACGGAACAGACCTGCGAGCACTGCAACACCTACAACATGTTGAAGTTGACGCGGCATTTGTATGCCTGGCATCCAGATGGAACCTACTTCGACTACTACGAGCGAGCTCACCTGAATCACGTAATGGCGGCGCAGAATCCGAAAGACGGCGGGTTTACCTATATGACGCCGCTGATGTCAGGAGCGGAGCGCGGCTATTCCACTCCAAAGGAAGACGCCTTCTGGTGTTGTGTGGGCACTGGAATGGAGAGCCATGCCAAACACGGTGAGTCGATCTTCTGGGAAGGCGATGGAACGCTGCTGGTCAATCTGTACATTCCCGCCGAAGCAGATTGGGCAAGCAGAAAGGCGAAACTCAGGCTCGAGACCAACTATCCCTTCACGCCGGAATCGAGGCTGACTCTGACGGCTCTGCCGGACCGGCAACACTTTGCGATAGGTCTTCGTTCTCCAGGATGGGCTGAAGGCAAAGCGAAGGTCACGGTGAATGGAAAGGCGGTTGCTGCCGAACGAGCACGCGGATATCTGCTGGTGAAGCGAATGTGGAAGCAGGGCGACGTGCTGGCAATCACTCTGCCGCTCGATCTACGGCTGGAGCCTGCGCCCGGAGACAACGACACGGTGGCGTTGCTTCGCGGCCCCATGGTTCTGAGTGCCGATCTTGGTCCGGCATCGGAGAAGTGGGATAGACCCGACCCATCTCTGGTAGGCGAGAACCTGCTGGCGAGTCTTTCGGCTGTCTCCTCCGAAAAAGCGATTTACGCATCGAAGGGCATCGTGCGACCGGCGGACCTGAAGTTTGTTCCGTTCTATAGTCAGTATGATCGGCGCAGCGCCGTCTACTTCAAGCGCTTCACGGAAGCTGCATGGAAGGTGGAAGAGAGCAACTTCCTGGCGGAGCAGGCGAAGGCCCGCGATATCGCCGCACGGTCCGTCGATGTGATGCATCTGGGCGAGATGCAGCCCGAGCGAGACCATAATCTGGTCTCGGAGATCTCGTATCCGGTGTCGTATCGCGGGCGAAATGGCCGCGATGCGCGTTCCGGTGGATACTTCGAGTTCACGCTGAAGTGCAAGCCCGTGGAGATGGTGCTGCAGGCTACCTACTGGGGTGACGAGCGTGAACGGAGCTTCGACATCCTGGTGGACAATGTGAAGGTTGCCACTCAGACGCTGAAGCAGGATCGTCCGGGAAAGTTTTTCGATGTGGAGTACCCGTTGAGCACTGATCTGACAAAGGGCAAAGAGAGCATCCGCGTACGCTTTCTCCCACATGACCGGTCGACAGTAGGACCGGTCTTCGGAGTTCGCTTGTTCACCGCAAAGAAAGACGCAAACGTTTCGCTATAA